A stretch of Chiloscyllium plagiosum isolate BGI_BamShark_2017 chromosome 6, ASM401019v2, whole genome shotgun sequence DNA encodes these proteins:
- the sowahca gene encoding ankyrin repeat domain-containing protein SOWAHC, with translation MAAELSVNAVWQFLSDRGGKVPSAVLLEHFTVFLNNPKKRADARGLFKEFVNKVGLVVQEDGVKYVCLKKKYRHQINWSEVSADGKGHGWKDSDGAAGGVEKRDRQSERIGNSSSTEGRKQSLDGGALTDPPKSVLSAPVVNGGCLDNSYDEGCNESQQTVLLDQRSAEEDGRVARHSHVNGANEQVASSNGTPTVSNMTTEMENQAQTEHNQATKLVTESRQLANDLGETLLHQDTSKTVQKTKNGGDLLANLFNSGDDRKSTLTWNFSESTAKQAPESEKIENIDSTERDIKSKNESKMLITPYCNFSPAEVKISPDVNVRRPSRKRLQRSLAVSRSSSLFDDGNTIEVSTNASSSASESLLSTPRSSRKNFRELMISSSPQLRHSVAYSNSAAFLNVKQGDLGSDRNESDSSLTSKLSDEDTGSVALDPLEHEWMLHASEGRWDSLKALLTTDPSLITWKDFVTGFTCLHWAAKHGKPELLAMLVNYAAKHDIPININIRSSGGYTPLHLAAMHGHTEVVKLLSGAYDADVDIRDYSGKKAWQYLSQDTSEELRSLIGASRNLDSESMLQNESGRWRLSKVLPSNLTHKVSSALEEDAYTDGSIIKPVSRKTSINKMKFNRIRFKTQVIQSTPSLQGTECEMRGTANFH, from the exons ATGGCAGCGGAATTGAGCGTGAACGCCGTGTGGCAGTTTCTTTCGGACAGAGGAGGGAAAGTGCCGAGTGCTGTGCTGCTGGAACATTTCACAGTTTTTCTGAACAACCCCAAGAAGAGGGCAGACGCTCGAGGGCTGTTCAAAGAGTTCGTGAACAAAGTGGGGCTGGTGGTCCAAGAAGATGGGGTGAAATATGTGTGTTTGAAGAAGAAGTACCGACATCAGATTAACTGGTCCGAGGTATCTGCAGATGGTAAGGGGCATGGCTGGAAAGACAGTGATGGTGCTGCCGGCGGTGTGGAAAAACGTGACAGACAGTCTGAAAGAATCGGCAACAGTTCGTCTACAGAAGGGAGAAAACAAAGCCTAGATGGAGGAGCTTTGACAGATCCGCCTAAATCGGTACTTTCCGCACCAGTCGTTAATGGTGGGTGTTTGGACAACTCGTATGATGAGGGAtgcaatgaaagccaacagaCTGTGCTGTTGGACCAGCGCAGTGCTGAAGAAGACGGGCGAGTTGCAAGGCACTCCCATGTAAATGGGGCGAACGAACAAGTTGCTTCGTCAAATGGAACTCCAACAGTATCAAATATGACCACAGAAATGGAGAATCAAGCCCAAACCGAGCATAATCAAGCAACGAAATTGGTGACGGAATCCAGACAATTAGCTAATGATTTGGGCGAAACATTGCTACATCAAGACACCAGTAAGACTGTTCAGAAAACGAAAAATGGTGGCGATCTACTCGCCAATTTATTCAATTCGGGCGATGATAGAAAAAGCACTCTAACCTGGAATTTTTCTGAAAGTACCGCAAAACAGGCGCCAGAATCCGAAAAAATAGAAAACATTGACTCCACAGAACGTGATATTAAGTCAAAGAATGAAAGTAAAATGTTAATTACACCTTATTGCAACTTTTCACCTGCTGAAGTCAAGATAAGTCCAGACGTTAATGTCCGAAGACCTTCCCGAAAGCGTTTACAACGAAGCCTGGCAGTTAGTCGATCAAGCAGCCTTTTTGATGATGGAAACACAATTGAGGTCTCGACCAATGCATCCAGTTCAGCCAGTGAAAGCTTGTTAAGTACACCCAGGTCGAGTAGGAAAAATTTTAGGGAACTAATGATTAGCAGCTCACCTCAGCTGAGACATAGTGTTGCTTACAGTAACTCTGCTGCCTTTCTAAATGTTAAACAAGGAGATTTGGGATCTGATAGAAACGAAAGTGACTCCTCTTTGACTTCAAAATTGAGTGATGAAGATACAGGGTCAGTAGCACTTGATCCCTTGGAACATGAATGGATGTTGCATGCCTCGGAAGGAAGATGGGATAGCCTCAAAGCATTACTGACAACTGATCCCAGTCTGATCACTTGGAAAGATTTTGTCACTGGGTTTACATGTCTTCATTGGGCAGCAAAACATGGTAAACCGGAATTACTGGCAATGCTAGTCAATTATGCAGCTAAACATGacattccaatcaatattaataTTCGGTCTAGTGGTGGTTACACCCCTCTGCATTTGGCTGCTATGCATGGGCACACGGAAGTAGTGAAACTGTTGTCTGGTGCCTATGACGCTGATGTTGATATTAGAGATTATAGTGGTAAGAAGGCATGGCAATACCTCAGCCAAGATACTTCTGAAGAGTTGAGGAGTCTTATCGGTGCATCTAGAAACTTGGACTCTGAAAGCATGTTACAGAATGAAAGTGGACGTTGGAGACTGTCAAAGGTTCTTCCTTCCAATCTGACCCACAAAGTGTCCAGTGCTCTTGAAGAAGACGCTTATACAGATGGCTCAATCATAAAACCAGTCAGCCGGAAAACCTCGATTAACAAGATGAAATTCAATCGAATAAGATTTAAAACACAAGTCATTCAGTCTACACCTTCCCTGCAAGGAACAG AATGTGAAATGAGAGGAACAGCAAATTTCCACTGA